The sequence ATAGATTCAAAATAAAAGGAATCCCACTACAAGTTACTAATATAAAAGATTGCTTTTTGATTCTGACACTGCTCGATTTTAGGCCCCAAAATAGTAAGATAATTATACTAATCAATAAAAATAAAAAATTGTACAAAAAATCCCCAATATAAAAGATATTGGTAGTAACTTTAGACGTCTCAATACCTTCGCCAAATAAAAAAATTGCCATGTAAAAGAAAATTCCTGCTGGCAAAAAAATCAAAACCCTGGCCACTCGATATTTTAGAATTGGATTTTCTGTTATTAAAAGAACTAAATATAGCGAAAGAGCACTGAAACTACACCACCCAATAGCAGATATCTTGTTCCAAAAGGAAAAACTAATTTTGTCATGTGCTATGTAAGCGAAGGAATAAGCAAAAGACCATATCGCATAACTTGAACATAAAAGTAAAAATACTTTATGGACAAGAGATTTCGGATTTTGGGTGAAGGTATAAATACCAATGTAAGCATATATAACAACCGAAACTAATGATATTACTGAAAACAAACTCTCTGTACCCATACCACTTTCTACCTCAATATTTATGATATCTCAAGATTAATCATGATGTTCACAAGCCAAAAGAATGGTTGAGTGAATTGCTGCTACCATTACGTGTTTTTGTAATATGAACACTTTTCTTTTCTGCATCCGTGAGGATGTCTATCAACATACTTACAAACATTGTCTTCCCTGGCGATTGTTAAGGAAATACACAAATGCTCTTTAACCATTTTAACAGATTCGTCCAATGATTTTCGGAGGAAATTTTTACAACAACACGGCCCTGTTTCCTTAGCAATTGTACCAATAATTCTACCTGCTACGCTCATAACGATTGCAGTTTCTCTGTCCTTTGAACAGGATGCGCCAAGGATGACACTAAAGCATGCTCCAATTGCAGGAACAATCCCACATACCCCTGTTAGACCACAGTATCCTCCGATTGCTTGTTTCTTCGTCCTATTCAGTACTTCGACAATTAATTCATCTGTAACTTTAGCGGTTCCTTCATTCTTAAGCGCAGACATCAAAGCTGCCGCTGCTATCCAAGCATTTTCACAACCGAGCATTGGGACATTATCCAGATTCATGAGGTATTCAGCAATTTCTAAAGGATTTATTGATTTACTCTTTAAGACATAATCTTTTACAGTATCAAATAGGCCTTCCCCGTGACACTTATCGCATATATAGTGTCCATTGGGGCATACAATGTTAGCGGTTTCCTTTATGCCACATCGAAAACAAGATAATTCCCGGCCTAGATTAAAATACTCCAATTGTCCGTGGCAAATTTGACAGTTCTCAGTGCTTGTTCCATTGTGCTGACCAGCACTTACCACAGGTTCTCAACAATTTGCTGAGGCCTTATTATCGATCATGTTCTGATTTAGATTTATCAACTTCATCCCCTCCTTACCTGACTTTTCAACTGATATACAGGGTTATATTACAATTCTGCGCGTCCAATCACAAATCCTATCCAACCTGAAAATATTTTTAAGCCCCCTACAGAGCCGCAAGCTTTACTCAAAGTTCCACATTTTAAAAAACGCTAAACAGGCCTAATGGCGCAGCTTTAGCGTTTCTATTTTTTTGTGTCTTTTATGTACATTTCTATTTGTACAAATAACTTATATTGTTAAAAATGTTTATTCAAGGTTTCTCTAACCTTCCCTAGCATTTCTTTACGGGCAAGATCATCTACAGTAGTTACCGATCCAAACAACAAATGATCCACAGGTTCAATTCCAGTAAAACCAAAAACGCCTACATCCATTGTGGTTTTAAAGGCTCTATTCATACCTATAGATTCATATTGTTCCTCAGATGCACCATAAGTATTAATAATCAGGCCTTTCTTTCCCTTTAATAAGGGAACTGCACCTTGATCCCCCATGGTATAAGCAAAACCAAATGAAAACACCCGATCTAAATACCCCTTTAAAATAGCGGGCATATTTGACCACCAGATGGGATAAATGAAAATGATGACATCTGACTCAGAAATAAAGTCTTGTTCTATTTTAATGTCTTCTGGAATTTTTCCAACTTTCATTGAATCTGTATCTTCAGGTTTTAACA comes from Desulfosporosinus meridiei DSM 13257 and encodes:
- a CDS encoding DUF5714 domain-containing protein — encoded protein: MKLINLNQNMIDNKASANCUEPVVSAGQHNGTSTENCQICHGQLEYFNLGRELSCFRCGIKETANIVCPNGHYICDKCHGEGLFDTVKDYVLKSKSINPLEIAEYLMNLDNVPMLGCENAWIAAAALMSALKNEGTAKVTDELIVEVLNRTKKQAIGGYCGLTGVCGIVPAIGACFSVILGASCSKDRETAIVMSVAGRIIGTIAKETGPCCCKNFLRKSLDESVKMVKEHLCISLTIAREDNVCKYVDRHPHGCRKEKCSYYKNT
- a CDS encoding NAD(P)H-dependent oxidoreductase, coding for MKKLIVFAHQHQESFNRAILDQVESSLREKGQEVIVRDLYKTNFQPVLKPEDTDSMKVGKIPEDIKIEQDFISESDVIIFIYPIWWSNMPAILKGYLDRVFSFGFAYTMGDQGAVPLLKGKKGLIINTYGASEEQYESIGMNRAFKTTMDVGVFGFTGIEPVDHLLFGSVTTVDDLARKEMLGKVRETLNKHF